In Anaerobranca californiensis DSM 14826, the sequence CATGGCAGTACTTTTGGAGGAAATCCCGTTGCTTGTGCTGCAGGGGTAGTAGTTTTAAGGAAGCTTTTAGAAAGAGATTTTTTAAAAGAGGTAAAAGGGAAAAGTGATTATTTATTACAAGAGTTAATTAAACTTAGGGCAAAGTTTCCTCAGATTATTATAGATATTCGAGGAAAGGGTTTGATCATCGGTTTAGAAGTAGGAGATTATGCTGATAGGATTAAACAAAGGGCTTTAGAAAAAGGAGTATTATTAAATATTACCAGTGGTACAGTTTTAAGACTACTTCCACCTCTTACAATTACCTATGAAGAATTAGATTTATTTTTGAAAGTATTTTCTTCAATACTTGAAGAAATTAGCGAGGGGTGAATGTTTTGTTAAATAATGAATTTCTACGAGAAATAACTTTAATAAGGAGGCGTTTACATCAAGTCCCAGAAATTGCTTTTGATCTTTATAAAACCCATGAAATTGTCAAAGAATATTTGTTATCTTATGGTTATGACATTGAAGTTGTCGCTAAAACAGGTATTATAGCTTTTAAAAAAGGTAAAGAAAAGGGAGCACTAGCTTTTAGAGCAGATATGGATGGACTGTCTGTTACGGAAGTTAACGATGTAGATTATAAATCCATCCATCAAGGGAAGATGCATGCCTGTGGTCATGATGGTCACATGGCGATTTTATTGGGATTTGCTAAATATCTTTCTAGTGTAAAAAAACTAAATAAAGATATCCTCTTAATTTTTCAACCGGCGGAAGAAGGGCCTGGGGGAGCTAAAAATATAATTGAAGAAGGGATATTGAAAAAATATAATGTAGAAGGGATTTTTGGTATCCACATTTTCCCAGGTTTAGAACAAGGTAAAATTGGCTTAGCAAATGGCCCATTAATGGCTCAAAGTGGAGAGATAGATTTGACAATAAGAGGTAAAAGTGCTCACGGAGCTCAACCCCATAAAGGAGCAGATGCTATAGTAGCTGCTTCCGCATTGGTATTAGACTATCAAACAATATTATCTAGAAAAATCGATCCTTTAGAACCAAGGGTTTTAACAATAGGGACTATAAATGGTGGAGATGTAAGGAATATCATAGCAGGTAATGTTTTTCTTTGCGGGACAATTAGAACCTTTAGTTCGGAAACCTATGATTTAATTAAAGAAAAAATAAAGCAAGTTAACTCAGGTATCGAAAATATCTATGAAGTACAAATAGATATGGAGATTAGGGATTTTTATCCACCGGTGATCAATGATAATAGATTGTTCCAGATAGTTAAATCATCATTAGACCCTCAAAGGGTGGAAATTGTAAAACCTTTAATGTTAGCAGAAGATTTCTCTTTTTATCAACAGCAGGTTCCAGGATTATTTATGCTATTAGGTTCAAAAAATGAAGAAAAGGGATTTATTCATCCTTTACATAACGGAGCATTTAATTTTGATGAAGAAATTTTATTATTAGGTGTAGAAACATATATTAAAATTTGCCAAAGGATGAATGTTTTTTAGTATTGCAATAGATGAAAATTGTGGTATAATTGTCATAGGAAAATTAAATAAATCTGATATATATCTTCAGGGCAGGGTGAAATTCCCGACCGGCGGTAAAGCCCGCGAACTCTTTTATTATCTAAAAGAGCTGATCTGGTGAAATTCCAGGGCCGACAGTAAAGTCTGGATGGGAGAAGATAATTAGTCTTTGTTTATACTTAATTTATGTTT encodes:
- a CDS encoding M20 metallopeptidase family protein, translating into MLNNEFLREITLIRRRLHQVPEIAFDLYKTHEIVKEYLLSYGYDIEVVAKTGIIAFKKGKEKGALAFRADMDGLSVTEVNDVDYKSIHQGKMHACGHDGHMAILLGFAKYLSSVKKLNKDILLIFQPAEEGPGGAKNIIEEGILKKYNVEGIFGIHIFPGLEQGKIGLANGPLMAQSGEIDLTIRGKSAHGAQPHKGADAIVAASALVLDYQTILSRKIDPLEPRVLTIGTINGGDVRNIIAGNVFLCGTIRTFSSETYDLIKEKIKQVNSGIENIYEVQIDMEIRDFYPPVINDNRLFQIVKSSLDPQRVEIVKPLMLAEDFSFYQQQVPGLFMLLGSKNEEKGFIHPLHNGAFNFDEEILLLGVETYIKICQRMNVF